The following are encoded in a window of Microcaecilia unicolor chromosome 7, aMicUni1.1, whole genome shotgun sequence genomic DNA:
- the LOC115474168 gene encoding uncharacterized protein LOC115474168, with amino-acid sequence MTMEWKGISQLGHHFLLILLLTVALRPTLSQMGTDEPLNLTSWITRMKKNEQQTTTSPLLSTPKQVTSNKLCHHCFIVMVTLATVAAIFMVTTVILCSKMLVLSRYSSRVRIKARAQRRTPTQGLWIEQRCTMKERTESWYKDDTRTEKRQDNKSLRRTSNGGMSLWIPSDTSMEERSLLWYRHGSKESRIANGNMTHPKWAENTNSIQPRVTLDQISGFWHGNINAWETTMSHGGTTSFQGCSQSSTRTDLGQDSSTTEEQEWKNSTITEKQGYPEDLGENQEHEEEEFFPIVQPRVTLQEISEFWSHREARHSQMGQSGIENNEAESRVPTENAYTPLLRIE; translated from the coding sequence ATGACAATGGAATGGAAAGGCATTAGTCAACTGGGCCATCATTTTCTATTGATATTATTGCTGACAGTGGCCCTCAGGCCCACACTCTCACAAATGGGCACAGATGAGCCTCTAAATCTCACCTCCTGGATCACCAGAATGAAAAAGAATGAACAGCAGACTACCACAAGTCCTCTTCTATCAACGCCAAAACAGGTGACTTCGAACAAGCTATGCCACCACTGTTTTATTGTCATGGTGACCTTGGCAACAGTCGCAGCTATCTTCATGGTTACCACAGTCATACTTTGTAGCAAGATGTTGGTTTTATCCAGGTACTCGTCTAGAGTCAGAATAAAAGCCAGGGCACAGAGAAGGACTCCCACACAGGGTCTATGGATTGAGCAGAGGTGCACCATGAAGGAGAGGACAGAGTCTTGGTACAAAGATGATACTCGTACAGAAAAGAGGCAGGACAATAAAAGTCTTCGAAGGACCTCGAATGGTGGCATGAGTCTTTGGATACCATCAGATACTTCAATGGAGGAACGATCATTACTCTGGTACCGCCATGGCTCAAAGGAGAGCAGGATAGCTAATGGAAACATGACTCACCCAAAATGGGCTGAGAATACCAACAGTATCCAGCCAAGAGTTACCTTGGACCAGATATCAGGATTCTGGCATGGCAATATAAATGCCTGGGAGACAACCATGAGTCATGGAGGAACAACCAGCTTCCAAGGATGTTCTCAAAGCAGCACTAGGACTGACCTGGGTCAAGATTCCAGTACTACCGAGGAGCAGGAATGGAAGAATAGCACTATTACAGAGAAGCAGGGATATCCAGAGGATCTTGGGGAGAACCAAGAACACGAGGAAGAAGAGTTTTTTCCTATAGTCCAGCCAAGAGTGACTTTGCAGGAAATCTCAGAGTTCTGGAGCCACAGGGAAGCCCGCCACTCGCAAATGGGACAGAGTGGCATTGAAAATAATGAAGCAGAATCTAGAGTTCCCACTGAGAATGCATACACCCCACTACTGAGGATAGAATGA